The Astyanax mexicanus isolate ESR-SI-001 chromosome 14, AstMex3_surface, whole genome shotgun sequence genome window below encodes:
- the LOC125781129 gene encoding procathepsin L-like, whose amino-acid sequence MRVLLAVAALVVVVGAATVSEEDKEFESWKQEHGKSYGSEEEESQRKMSWLTSRKLVLEHNKLAEQGLESYTLEMNEFADMEDQEFQDMYTGSLDSMNETETNTHCASTFTPENEEDTLPSSVDWRTAGYVTGVKSQRRCASGWAFSATGALEGQMYRRTRRLIPLSEQQLIDCSGSYGNHGCHGGLAIRAFWYVMHKGLESGHSYPYWARKSRSCYFEPWKVKATCRGMMCLPRGNEGILKYAVARIGPISVSVDASRRSFRLYKSGVYYDHTCSNHHMNHGVLLIGYGRSGSRSYWLVKNSWGTWWGEHGYIRMSRNKGNQCGIATRPVFPIV is encoded by the exons ATGAGGGTGTTACTCGCTGTCGCCGCTCTTGTGGTCGTGGTTGGTGCAGCCACTGTCTCAGAGGAGGACAAGGAGTTTGAATCCTGGAAACAGGAGCATG GTAAGAGTTATGGTTCTGAGGAAGAAGAGTCTCAGCGTAAGATGAGCTGGCTGACCAGTCGTAAGCTGGTTCTGGAGCACAACAAGCTGGCTGAGCAGGGCCTGGAAAGCTACACACTCGAAATGAACGAGTTTGCAGACATG GAGGACCAGGAGTTCCAGGACATGTACACCGGCAGCCTGGATTCCATGAACGAAACCGAGACCAACACCCATTGTGCCTCTACATTTACGCCAGAGAATGAAGAGGATACTCTGCCCTCGAGTGTGGACTGGAGGACGGCGGGATACGTGACAGGAGTTAAGAGCCAGAGGAGATGTGCATCCGGCTGGGCTTTCAGTGCG ACGGGAGCGCTTGAGGGTCAGATGTACCGGAGGACAAGAAGGCTGATACCTCTGAGTGAGCAGCAGCTGATCGACTGCTCCGGGAGTTATGGAAACCATGGCTGTCATGGCGGTTTGGCAATCCGGGCCTTTTGGTACGTCATGCACAAAGGGCTTGAATCAGGACACAGCTATCCCTATTGGGCCAGG AAGTCCAGAAGTTGCTACTTTGAGCCATGGAAGGTTAAGGCTACCTGCCGTGGCATGATGTGCTTGCCCAGAGGAAATGAGGGAATACTGAAGTATGCTGTGGCCAGAATCGGACCGATTTCAGTATCTGTAGATGCCTCCAGACGCTCCTTCAGGCTCTACAAGTCAG GTGTGTATTACGATCATACCTGCAGTAACCATCACATGAACCACGGCGTCCTGCTGATTGGCTATGGCAGAAGTGGAAGCAGGAGTTATTGGCTGGTTAAGAACAG